In Desulfovibrio desulfuricans DSM 642, the sequence GAATTTCTGCTGGGCTACCATTGTCAGATGTCAGCCTTGTACGCCACGGCTGATAAAGAAAGCACCACTGAAGCCAATGACCAGCAAGGAGCGTAACATGAGTCTGCAACACAAGATCGACTTCGCCGTTATTCTCACCGTAGATCACGCCAACCCTAACGGCGATCCGCTCAACGGCAACCGTCCCCGTACCGATTATGATGGCTATGGGGAAATCAGCGATGTTTGCCTTAAGCGCAAGATCCGTGATCGGCTCATGGAGCAGAAGGGGACGCAAGTTTTTGTGCAGTCAGACGACCGCAAGCTGGACAACATGGCCTCACTTAAGGAAAGAGCTGAATCTGCGGAGCACGGCCTTGGCAAGGATGCTTTTAATCCCAAAAAATGCAGCAAGGAAGAAACCGCCCGAAAGGCTTGCGCCAAGTGGTTTGACGTGCGTGCTTTTGGGCAGCTTTTTGCTTTTGGCAAAGATGGTGATGCGGCGGGGGTTTCCATTGCTGTGCGCGGCCCGGTGAGCATTCACTCGGCCTTCAGCGTGGAGCCTGTCAGCGTTGCAAGTATTCAGATCACCAAAAGCGTCAGCGGCGAGGGCGATGGCAGTAAGCGCGGTTCGGACACCATGGGCATGAAGCACCGTGTGGATAAAGGCGTGTATGTTTTTTACGGCAGCATGAATCCGCAGCTTGCCGAACGCACCGGCTTTAGCGATGAAGACGCTGCCGTGCTCAAGGCCATCCTGCCCAGGCTGTTTGAAAATGACGCTTCGTCTGCCCGTCCGGAGGGCAGCATGGCCGTCAATCAGGTATTCTGGTGGCAACACAACTGCGCTTCCGGGCAGTATTCATCCGCAAAAGTGCATAAAAGCCTCACGGTTAACCCCGATGGCAGCTATACGCTCAACGGCGAGGCAACTCCGGGGTTGAAAATAGAAGTGTTGCATGGATTCTAATAAGTCTTCACTCGAACTTATGTGTTGCAAAAAAAATTATCCTCCGTTAAAACATCTTCACAGGGGGAATTTTCCTCTGTGTTAGGATGAAATTACAGAGGGGAGCAATATGCGTGTCTTATTAGTTGAAGGTGGCTGTTCTCCGGGAGCGTGGCAGTCACCGTTTAAGGAAGAGAGCCTTCCGTACGATCGACAAAAACCTTATCGGAAGGCTCTCCAAGCTCCCGTTTTTTCTAAGTGTGTTCGCCGAATCTGTCAATGTATGGGCAAAGGCACTTAGTAGTCTCTTTCACTCCCCTGCGGGAGTGTTTGATAGTAAGCGTTCTTTGTTATGTGCCTCGCGGGCTTTATCGCCCAGCGTTGGTAGTCGCTCTGTATGCTAGAGCGTGGATTGAAGCGAGTGTAGAGTAATTAGTTGTGGCAGACAGGCCCCCTCCCATCGGGAGGGGGCACTCATCCTTTATCAAGGAAGCCACCATGCATCACCATCCCCCAGCCGATTCCATTCCCATATCGGCTTTGCAGCATTATCTGTTCTGCCCCCGGCAGTGT encodes:
- the cas7c gene encoding type I-C CRISPR-associated protein Cas7/Csd2 — translated: MSLQHKIDFAVILTVDHANPNGDPLNGNRPRTDYDGYGEISDVCLKRKIRDRLMEQKGTQVFVQSDDRKLDNMASLKERAESAEHGLGKDAFNPKKCSKEETARKACAKWFDVRAFGQLFAFGKDGDAAGVSIAVRGPVSIHSAFSVEPVSVASIQITKSVSGEGDGSKRGSDTMGMKHRVDKGVYVFYGSMNPQLAERTGFSDEDAAVLKAILPRLFENDASSARPEGSMAVNQVFWWQHNCASGQYSSAKVHKSLTVNPDGSYTLNGEATPGLKIEVLHGF